GACCATTAAATTACGAAAACCAATCATACTACGGCCTATCGCATTACATCTGTAAATGCCTCAAAACAATAGGACGCGGCTTTTACCTTGAGTTTTTTTTCATACACCTGCTGCAATTCGTTTATTGCGGCCGCATCGCCCTGCGCGGCTTTCATGGATGCAGGCACTACGCGGCTGCGCTGCTCAACAAATAATGGCGGGTAAATGCCCTGCTCCACCGCATACTGCGCACTCATAAATTCGAAATACACTACACGGCGTTGCGGCTGTGTGGTAAGCACACCCGAACTATGCGCCAGCATGAGATCATGTACAAGTACATCACCGGGCTGCATGCACAAACTTTGATAAGGCATTTTTTCCAGTTCACAGATGCTGACTTTGCTGAGGTGGCTTTGCGGAATAATGCGCAGTGCACCGTTGTCATCGTCAGACGCATCGAGGTAAATGCCAATCATAATTGCTTTGCCGGGATGCGGCGAAACCACGTCCTGGTGCCAGTTTACAGGCGAATTATCGCCAATATTTTTGACCACCACAAAATCCTGCACCAGAAAAAAATCGTCGCCGCAAATA
The nucleotide sequence above comes from Bacteroidota bacterium. Encoded proteins:
- a CDS encoding phytanoyl-CoA dioxygenase family protein, whose protein sequence is MFETPRLLEAEELAHFHAQGWLRLSGCVNREKLEQLGSAVDALCRNPENQNEWAIVQGLHGKEYVIGINSIVPKSAPVFTEVLASDWLRGIAQRICGDDFFLVQDFVVVKNIGDNSPVNWHQDVVSPHPGKAIMIGIYLDASDDDNGALRIIPQSHLSKVSICELEKMPYQSLCMQPGDVLVHDLMLAHSSGVLTTQPQRRVVYFEFMSAQYAVEQGIYPPLFVEQRSRVVPASMKAAQGDAAAINELQQVYEKKLKVKAASYCFEAFTDVMR